The following proteins are co-located in the Bacillus pumilus genome:
- the polX gene encoding DNA polymerase/3'-5' exonuclease PolX — protein MNKKDIIKLLETIAVYMELKGDNPFKISAFRKAAVALEQDDRSLSQIDDLLALPGIGKGTFAVITEYIEKGQSETLEQLKKEVPEGLVPLLKLPGLGGKKIAKLYQELGVSDAQSLKEACEAEKVQALAGFGKKTEEKILTALEEAGKQPERLPIGFALDVAERIDHALEHMEGIIRFSRAGSLRRARETVKDLDYIIATDHPEQVREQLVALDDVKDIIASGDTKVSVILTLDFEISVDFRLVTTEQFATTLHHFTGSKDHNIRMRQLAKERGERISEYGVETIETGEVKTFEDESAFYAHFQLPLIPPEIRETGAEIDTYKESMQFVELKDIKGDLHMHSTWSDGAFSIREMAEACIAKGYEYMAITDHSQYLKVANGLTKERLRLQAKEIDKLNQEFEHFHIFKGVEMDILPDGSLDYDDDFLADMDFVIASIHSSFSQPEEVIMKRLVNALQNQHVDLIAHPTGRLIERRDGYALNVDQLIELAKKTGTALELNSNPSRLDLKTEHLMKANEAGVNIMINTDAHNIAMLDHMEVGVTAARKGWTPKANVVNTFSLNEMKKFLTRDR, from the coding sequence AAAATATCTGCCTTTCGTAAAGCAGCAGTGGCACTTGAACAAGATGACCGCAGCCTTTCTCAAATAGATGATCTATTAGCATTACCCGGCATTGGGAAAGGGACCTTTGCTGTCATCACAGAGTATATCGAAAAAGGACAATCAGAAACACTCGAACAATTAAAAAAGGAAGTGCCTGAAGGACTTGTCCCGCTCTTAAAATTGCCAGGATTAGGCGGGAAGAAAATTGCTAAGCTTTACCAAGAACTTGGTGTAAGCGATGCACAGTCTTTAAAAGAAGCGTGTGAAGCTGAGAAAGTTCAAGCGCTCGCTGGCTTCGGCAAAAAAACAGAGGAAAAAATTCTTACAGCCCTTGAGGAAGCGGGAAAGCAGCCTGAACGACTGCCAATTGGCTTTGCATTAGATGTCGCAGAGCGAATTGACCATGCGCTGGAACATATGGAGGGGATCATCCGTTTTTCAAGAGCTGGCAGTTTAAGACGTGCACGTGAAACGGTCAAAGATTTAGATTATATCATTGCAACAGATCACCCAGAACAGGTCAGAGAGCAGCTCGTTGCACTTGATGATGTAAAAGACATCATTGCAAGTGGTGATACGAAGGTATCTGTGATTCTTACGCTTGATTTTGAGATCAGTGTGGACTTCCGTCTTGTGACAACAGAGCAATTTGCTACAACGCTGCATCATTTCACTGGCTCAAAAGATCATAATATTAGAATGCGGCAGCTTGCGAAGGAACGCGGAGAGCGTATTAGCGAATATGGTGTTGAAACGATTGAAACAGGTGAAGTGAAAACATTCGAAGACGAAAGCGCTTTTTACGCCCATTTTCAACTTCCGCTCATTCCGCCAGAAATTCGTGAAACCGGAGCAGAGATTGATACGTATAAAGAAAGTATGCAATTTGTAGAATTGAAAGATATCAAAGGCGACCTTCATATGCACTCGACATGGAGTGACGGAGCATTCTCTATTCGTGAAATGGCAGAGGCATGTATCGCTAAAGGCTACGAATACATGGCCATAACGGATCACTCGCAATACTTAAAAGTCGCAAACGGTTTAACAAAAGAACGGCTGCGTCTGCAAGCAAAAGAAATTGACAAGCTCAACCAGGAATTCGAGCATTTTCACATTTTCAAAGGAGTCGAGATGGATATTTTGCCGGATGGATCGTTAGATTATGATGATGACTTTTTAGCAGACATGGATTTTGTGATTGCCTCTATCCATTCTAGCTTTTCTCAGCCGGAGGAAGTCATTATGAAGCGACTTGTAAATGCCCTGCAAAATCAGCATGTGGATTTAATTGCACATCCAACAGGACGTTTGATCGAGAGACGAGACGGCTATGCCTTAAATGTTGATCAGCTCATAGAGCTTGCGAAGAAAACGGGCACTGCACTAGAGCTCAACAGCAACCCGTCAAGACTTGATTTGAAAACAGAGCATTTAATGAAAGCAAACGAAGCGGGAGTGAACATCATGATCAACACAGATGCGCACAACATCGCCATGCTGGATCATATGGAAGTCGGTGTAACAGCTGCAAGAAAAGGCTGGACACCAAAAGCAAATGTCGTGAATACTTTTTCTCTTAACGAGATGAAAAAGTTTTTAACGCGTGACAGGTAG